Below is a genomic region from Flavobacterium ginsengisoli.
ATTTATCATGAGATTTAACTATTTCGTAAGTTCCAGTTTTTCTGCAAAGTAGTCACAGAAGTCCTTCATCGTGTCAGACATTTTTTCGTCATCTGTTGCACGTTTAAAAGTATCAGACATTGCCACTAAAGTCTGGTGAAAGAAAATTTTCATTTCGTCTACTGGCATATCTTTTGTCCATAAGTCAATACGCATTGTTTCTTTTGCTTTGCTGTCCCAAATTGACAACATTATCGCTTTTGCCTCTTCGGCTTGAACTCCACCATCTTGCGCACTCCATGTTAATTTTTCAGGAACGCGGTTTTCATCCAATTCTATATTAAATCTAATCTCTGAGTTTATATTTGCCATTATTTCTTAGGTTTATATTTTGATTTTTCGAAGATTTCTTTTGGCTCAATCTTAAACAATTCTGCCAAAGAAACATTACTATTATTTTTCATGTAAGAACGTACCATCTGCCAGCCAATCCAAGCTCCCACTCGACCTGGAGAATCGTTATCTATTTCTAAAAAGAATTTAGAAAAAGGAGCTGGAGCGATAAATCTTGCTTTCAATTTTGGATCATCGCTGTACAGCATTTCATTTTCTATAAAATAGCGCCACATATACGCTTCGTTTTCCTCGCACCATTTTATTTGCTCAGGAGTATATCCCATTTTTTCTGCATCTGTATATTCAGGAATAAGCAAATCTTTTGCATAAAGACGCTTCCCTTCAAAAACCATTTGAGCGACCAAACTCTTGTCTACAGAATTTGGAATATTTCGATAAGAAAAACTAGAAACCACATCTGGCATAATTTGTCTTTCTTCAAAATTCTCTTTCAGGTAATTTGGAAACTCATAAAATTTATGATTTTTTCCTAAATACAATTCCAAAGCCACAACTACAAGACTGTCTGCATAAATCGATTTTGCATTATAGTCCATTTCTCCAATAACGGTGATTACCTTAGGAATTTTGGTTTTAGGAAAATAATATTTTACGTGCTGAAAAAGCTCATTAAACTCTTTGCGAACAGGTTCAAAATTGCCATATTTTTTCTGAACTTCATCATAAACTTCTCTCCAAATAGGATC
It encodes:
- the gldC gene encoding gliding motility protein GldC; the protein is MANINSEIRFNIELDENRVPEKLTWSAQDGGVQAEEAKAIMLSIWDSKAKETMRIDLWTKDMPVDEMKIFFHQTLVAMSDTFKRATDDEKMSDTMKDFCDYFAEKLELTK
- the gldB gene encoding gliding motility lipoprotein GldB, whose translation is MKIYRFAVVLCLFFLSCNQKSKVEKEVEEIPVDVKVERFDKVFFETKPEDLAKIKKQYPFFFPGNDDNIWIQKMNDPIWREVYDEVQKKYGNFEPVRKEFNELFQHVKYYFPKTKIPKVITVIGEMDYNAKSIYADSLVVVALELYLGKNHKFYEFPNYLKENFEERQIMPDVVSSFSYRNIPNSVDKSLVAQMVFEGKRLYAKDLLIPEYTDAEKMGYTPEQIKWCEENEAYMWRYFIENEMLYSDDPKLKARFIAPAPFSKFFLEIDNDSPGRVGAWIGWQMVRSYMKNNSNVSLAELFKIEPKEIFEKSKYKPKK